In Flavobacterium praedii, the DNA window AAAACGTTTACGGTTAAGATTCCTATTTTAACTAAACAAATTAGTGTAATGGAAACAACTTTAAAATACAACGAGAATGGTGCTTACTATCGAGCCAAAAAGAGAGTAGAAGAATTAAGGGGCTTTTATGGAAATCTGATTTCCTATTGTTGTGTGATCCCAATTTTGATATTTGTAAATCTTACTTATATGCCACAATTTCATTGGTTTTGGTTTTCAGCAGGCGGTTGGGGATTTGGATTAGTGATGCATGCCTTCAAGGTATTTGGGTATAGCAGCAATTGGGAAGAAAGAAAAATACAGGAAATTTTGAGCAAACAAGACAATAAGCAGAGCTGGAAATAGGATTCTATTAAAAATGAAATCGTCAATTATGGAAAATCAATATACAGAAGAGGAACGCTATTTTAAAGCAAGAAAAAGGGTAGAAGAGATAAAAGGATTTTATGGGAATCTAATTTCTTATATTGTTGTAAACTGTTTTTTAATAGTGTTAAATTTAGTAACATCACCTCAGTATTTATGGTTCTTTTGGCCTTTATTATGGTGGGGAATAGGAGTAGTTTTTCACGGTTTAAAAGTGTTTAACTATATGCCTTTCTTTAGCAAAGATTGGGAAGAACGAAAAGTGAAGGAATTCATGGAAAAAGAAGAGCAATCAAAAAGAACATGGGAGTGAGTATTTAAAAATACTAAGACGCTGAGATTTTAAGTTTTTTTAAATCTTAGCGACTTAGTACCCTTGAATCTTAGTCTCTACTTAATAATAAAAACACACAAAATGAGAAGATATAGAAAACAGTTATTTGAAAATTTTCAGGACGAAAATTTTAATCCAGATACAAAATATGAGTTGGCTTATAAAAGAGTAAAAAGAGTCAAAGGGTTTTATATCCACGTATTGGTTTATGTACTTGTAAATACTTTTAATATTGTTTCTACGTACAATAGCAGTGAATTGGGAAGTGAAATCTTTATTAGATGGGAAACTTTTTCGACGGCTTTGTTTTGGGGAATAGGTTTGTTGGCCCATGGATTATCTGTTTTTGGTAGAGATTTATTTTTTGGCTCCGATTGGGAAGAAAAGAAAATAAAGGAGTTTATGGATAAGGATAAAAATCAAAAATGGGAGTGAAAAAGAAGTGTTCAGTGTTCAGTAATTTAGTGTTCAGTGTTCAACTTTCCAGATAACATCTTATCTATATTCTAATTTCTATATTCTAATTTCTAACCTTAAAAAATGACCACAATAATAATAGAAGACGAAAAACCAGCAGCAAGATTGTTGCAGCGCAAACTCGAAAAAATAAATATTTCAGTAGGAGTGATGCTTCATTCTGTTGAAGAAGCTTTGGACTGGTTTTCGAAAAATGAGCATCCTGATTTGATCTTTTTAGACATCCAATTATCGGATGGATTATCCTTTGAAATCTTCGAAAAAATTGACATCAAAAGCGCTGTTATTTTTACAACTGCTTACGATGAATATGCATTAAAAGCTTTCAAATTAAATAGCATCGATTACCTGCTAAAACCTATTGATGAAGATGATTTGGAAGTGTCAGTTTTGAAATTTAAAGATCATTTTCAGATTCCTAAAAATGGAAATGAAACGATGCAATTGGATTTTGAACAAATCCGAAAGATGCTTTCAAACCCTTTTGAAAAAACATTCAAAAAAAGATTTACTGTCAAAATAGGGCAGCATCTGAAAGTGATTTCGACTGATGAAATCGAATGTTTTTTTAGTGAAAATAAAGGCACTTATATTCACACTTTTGACAATAGAAATTATTTAATTGACAGTACTTTAGAAGTTTTGGAACAGGAAAT includes these proteins:
- a CDS encoding 2TM domain-containing protein, producing MENQYTEEERYFKARKRVEEIKGFYGNLISYIVVNCFLIVLNLVTSPQYLWFFWPLLWWGIGVVFHGLKVFNYMPFFSKDWEERKVKEFMEKEEQSKRTWE
- a CDS encoding 2TM domain-containing protein: MRRYRKQLFENFQDENFNPDTKYELAYKRVKRVKGFYIHVLVYVLVNTFNIVSTYNSSELGSEIFIRWETFSTALFWGIGLLAHGLSVFGRDLFFGSDWEEKKIKEFMDKDKNQKWE
- a CDS encoding LytR/AlgR family response regulator transcription factor, producing the protein MTTIIIEDEKPAARLLQRKLEKINISVGVMLHSVEEALDWFSKNEHPDLIFLDIQLSDGLSFEIFEKIDIKSAVIFTTAYDEYALKAFKLNSIDYLLKPIDEDDLEVSVLKFKDHFQIPKNGNETMQLDFEQIRKMLSNPFEKTFKKRFTVKIGQHLKVISTDEIECFFSENKGTYIHTFDNRNYLIDSTLEVLEQEIDTAAFYRISRKFIISLQAIKEIVVYSNSRLKIILPTYKEDEVVVSREKVTDFKNWIG